In Nitrospira sp., the genomic stretch CCGGAGACTTGCGCCGCAAGACATCTGCCATTATGGCATCCATGACTTCTATCTGTCCGTTATCCAGCCTCATGCCAACACTCACTCGACCAAATCCAACTTGATCCTGAGTTCTTTCAACTGTTCCGCACTCACGGCAGAGGGCGCATCGGTCAACGGACATTGCGCGCGCTGCGTCTTGGGGAACGCAATGACGTCGCGGATGGAATCCGCCCCGCCGAGCAGCATGATCAACCGGTCGAGACCAAAGGCGATGCCGCCGTGCGGAGGTGCGCCATACTCCAATGCCTCCAATAAAAAGCCGAACTTCGCCTGCGCCTGTTCTTTGTTGATGCCGAGCAAATCCAGGATCTTGAGCTGAATGTCGCTACGATGGTTCCGGATGCTGCCGCCGCCGATCTCGCTCCCGTTCAACACCATATCGTACGCCTTAGCGCGCACTTTCAACGGCTCTGAATCCAGCAGCGCCAGGTCTTCATCCATCGGTGCGGCAAAGGGATTATGCATGAAGATATAGCGTTTCTCTTCCGGCGAATAGTCCAAGAGCGGGAACTCGGTTACCCAGAGCGGCTTCCAGGCGTTCTTGTCGATCAGGTTCAACTCTTCACCCAGCTGGAGCCGGATACGGCCCAGCACATCGTGCACGACCGCCGGCTTGTCGGCGCCGAAGAGCACGAGATCGCCGGGCTTCGCCTCGGGCAAGGCCGCGGCAAAGGCTTTGGCGTCGAGGAACTTCGCTATGACGGATTCCAACTGCCCTTCGGGCGTGATCTTCAGCCAGGCCAGGCCTTTGGCCCCGAAACTCTTGGCCGTTTCGCCCAAGGCATCGATGCGGCTCCGCGGCGTCGCGGCGCCACCCTTCACGATCAAGGCCTTGACCAGTCCGCCCTTTGTCGCGGCATCCTTGAACACCTTGAACTCGCTGGCCGCCGCAAAGGCCGTCACGTCGTACAACGGCATCTCGAAGCGCAGATCCGGCTTATCCGATCCATAGCGCCCCATCGCTTCGGCATAGGTCATCCGCGGAAACGGCGTCGGCAATTGCACGCCGCCGGCATCACGAAATACAGTGACGATCATCGTTTCCATCAAGCTCATCACGTCGAGCCGATCGACAAACGACATCTCCAGGTCGATCTGAGTAAACTCGGGTTGGCGATCGTTGCGCAGATCTTCATCCCGGAAGCAGCGGGCAATCTGATAATAGCGGTCCATGCCGCTGACCATGAGCACCTGCTTGAAGAGCTGCGGCGACTGGGGCAGCGCAAAAAATGTCCCGGGATTCACCCGGCTCGGCACCAGATAGTCTCGCGCCCCTTCGGGCGTGCTCTTCGTGAGAATCGGCGTTTCTATTTCGAGAAACCCTTCCTTATTGAGGAACCCGCGCACTGCCTGCGCAATATCGTGCCGGGTTTTCATCAGCTTCTGCATGCGGGGACGCCGCAAATCCAAAAACCGGTACTTCAGGCGGATCGCCTCCGTTACTTCGGCATCATCTTCGATGACGAACGGCGGCGTCTTCGATTCGTTCAACACCTCGACCGCATCCACAAAGACTTCGATCTCGCCCGTCGAAAGATTCGCGTTCTTGGACTCATCCGGACGCGCCATTACCTGGCCGGTGATGGAGACCACGCATTCGCTCCGCAGGGTATGGCCGCCTTGATGGACTGCCGCGTTGCGCTCCGCATTGAAGACGACTTGCGTAAGACCGGTCCGGTCGCGCAGGTCGATAAAGATCACCGTGCCGTGGTCGCGCCGCCGCTGCACCCAGCCGTTCAAAACCACCGTCTGGCCCACATGAGTCTTATTCAATTCACCGCAGCGATGCGTTCTCACCTTCATGCCACGTGTCTCGCTTTCTTCGTCGAGTGCCGTTTGGTCTTCGAGGGTTTCGCCCAGCCCGGGCGCCGCGGAGGCTTGGGCGGTCGGACACCGGGATCCTTGCCTTCTTTTTCCAATGTCCGTCGCTGCTCGACGATGTCGCGCAACGCATTCGCTTCGCGATCCGTCAGGAACCGGAATTCGCCGGACCCCAGATCGCCCAGCGTGAGCGGGCCCATCTTGACGCGGGTCAATTTGATCACCGGATGGCCGACGGCTTCCAGCATCCGCTTCACCTGATGCTTGCGGCCTTCATGAATCGTAATTTCCACCCAGGAATTGGCTTCGGCCTTACGCACCTTTTTCACCGTGGCCGGACTGGTCATGCCGTCTTCGAGCTTGATCCCCTTCTCAAGTTGGGCGATCTCTGCATCCGTCAGGACGCTCTTCACCTTGATGAGATAGGTTTTCGGGACATGATAGCGCGGGTGCAGCAGGGCCTGCGTCAAATCGCCGTTGTTCGTCAGCAGCATCAAGCCTTCGCTGTCGAAGTCCAGCCGGCCCACCGGAAACACCCGCACCGACACGCCATGCAGAAAATTCTTCACCGTCGGCCGTCCGCCCGGATCGTCCAGCGTGGACATGACGTTCTTGGGCTTATTCAGGATGAGATAGACGAAGGGCTGTGCGTTTTCGAGATGCTTGCCGTCCACCTTCACATGATCGCGCTCGGGATCGACCTTGGTGCCGAGTTCCGTGACCACCTTGCCGTTGACGGTGACGCGACCGCTCGCGATCAACATCTCCGCCTTCCGGCGCGAAGCCAGCCCGGTCGTTGCGATTATTTTCTGCAGTCGAGTTTCCATCAATCTCTTTTCTTCACTGCTTTCTCAGCAGGAGCGGTTCTATTGGCTCTTATTGCGCGCATCCGGCGAGCACAGCCCGCCATCTAGCATTTCACATCAAGTCCCTGTGCGCGCCGGGCGAGCACAAGAGACGATAGGACGGCTCCTGCCCTCCCCTACTCCCACTCAATCGTGCTTGGCGGCTTCGAACTGATGTCGTAGACGACGCGATTCACGCCCTTCACTTCGTTGATGATCCGGCTCGACATCCGGCCCAGCACATCGTTCGGAATCTTGGCCCAGTCGGCGGTCATCCCGTCGACGCTGGTCACCGCGCGAATCGCCACGACGTTGTCATAGGTCCGTTGATCGCCCATGACGCCGACCGTGCGGATCGGCAAGAGCACGGCAAAGAATTGCCAGATTTCGCGGTACAATCCCGCGCCGCGAATCTCCTGATCGACGATCGTTTCCGCTCCACGGAGGATCGCCAATCGTTCCTTCGTCACAGAGCCGAGCACCCGGATCGCGAGACCGGGACCGGGGAACGGCTGCCGCCAGACGATCTCATCCGGCAACCCGAGTTCCGTACCCAACACCCGCACTTCGTCCTTGAACAATTCCCGAAGCGGCTCGATCAATTTCAGCTTCATCCGCGCGGGCAGCCCGCCGACATTATGATGCGTCTTGATCGTAGCCGACGGGCCCTTGAAGCTCACACTCTCGATGACGTCGGGATACAGTGTGCCCTGCACCAGATACTTGACGCCCTTCAACTTCTTGGACTCGACATCGAAATTCTTAATGAACAGGCGCCCGATGATCTTGCGCTTCTTCTCAGGATCGGTGACGCCCTTCAAGCCATCCAGGAACTGTGTCGCGCGATCGAGCACTCGCAGATTCAGATGCATCTGCGACGCAAAGGTCTTCTTCACCTGATCGCGCTCACCGGCCCGTAGCACCCCGTTGTCGACAAAGATACAGGTCAGCTGATCGCCGATGGCCCGATGCGTGAGGGCGGCCGCCACCGATGAATCGACCCCGCCGCTCAGCGCGCAGATCACCCGATCCTTCCCGACCTGCTCGCGGATCTGATTCACCGCCTGATCCACGTAGGACTGCATGGTCCAGGTCGGCGTGCAGCCGCAGATCTCATAGACGAAGTTGCGAAGGATCTTCGCCCCTTCCGGCGTATGCGCGACTTCCGGATGGAACTGCAGGCAATAGATCCGGCGCTGTTCATTCTCCAACTTCATCGCCGCGACCGGCGAATTACTCGTATGGGCGATAGACCGGAACCCGGGCGGCATACGCTCGATCCGGTCTCCATGGGACATCCACACCACCGCGGACCCGTCTTTCCCGATTCCTTTAAAGAGATCGCTGCGGTCATCGATCAGGAGATCGGCGCGGCCGTATTCCCGATGCGGCGCCTTCACGACTTTACCGCCGGATAAGTGCGTCACCAACTGCATGCCGTAACAGATGCCCAGAATCGGAATGCCCTGATCGAATAATGCCTTCGCGACGGACGGCGCTTTCTTTTCGTAGACGCTGGAAGGTCCGCCGGAGAGCACAATGCCCTGGGGGCGATAGGCCAGAATGGTCGCGAGAGACGCCGTGCAGGGCAGAATCTGCGAATAGACCTGCGCCTCGCGAATACGCCGGGCGATCAGCTGCGTGTATTGCGATCCAAAGTCGAGGACGAGAATGCGATTGTGCCAAAGTTCCATGATTATAAAGAGCCTATGGCTGATAGCTGATGGCTGATAGCTCAGAAAGAGAAGTCGGCAGGCAGGAAAGAATCAGCATCCGGCGCTTCTGCTATCGGCTATACGCCATCAGCCATTCGCTCCGGCTCACTCCCAATCCATCCGGTAGTTCGGTGCTTCTTTGGTGATAATGACGTCGTGCACGTGGCTTTCGCGGAGGCCGGCCACGGTTTGCCTGATAAAGGTCGCCTTTTCCTGAAGGTCGGCAATCGTCTGACAACCGCAGTACCCCATCCCGGACTTGACGCCGCCGACCAGCTGATAGATGACGGCTCCCAGCTGCCCTTTGTACGGAACGCGGCCTTCGATGCCTTCGGGTACGAGCTTCTGAGCCGGGCGTCCGCCCTGACCATACCTATCGCCGCCGCCGCGCTCCATCGCGCCGATGGAACCCATCCCGCGATAGACCTTATAGGTTCTGGCTTGATACAGCACCGTCTCACCCGGCGATTCTTCCGTTCCGGCCAGGAGCCCGCCCAGCATGACTGACGATGCCCCGGCCGCCAGCGCCTTGGTCACGTCGCCTGAAAACTTAATCCCGCCGTCCGCAATGATCGGCACCCCGGTTCCACGAAGGGCTTTGGCACAATCGGCAATAGCCGTCAGCTGTGGCATCCCTGCGCCGGAAACAATGCGCGTCGTACAAATCGAACCGGGCCCGACGCCGACTTTCACGGCATCGACGCCCATTTTCAGCAAATCCTTCGCGGCTTCCGCTGTCGCAATGTTGCCGGCGATCAATTCCAGACTCGGATGCTGCTTCTTGATCCGCTTCACCGTATCCAACACCGCCTGCGAATGCCCGTGCGCAGTATCGACGACAATCAGATCGACGCCGGCCTTGATCAGAAGGGTCGCCCGTTCATCCGTATCCGGCCCCACGCCGACCGCCGCGCCCACGCGCAAACGACCATGGGTATCCTTGCAGGCATTGGGATACTTAATGCGCTTCTCGATATCTTTAATCGTAATGAGCCCTTTGAGCTCGTAGTTCTTATTCACGACCGGCAGCTTTTCAATGCGGTGCTCATGCAAAATATCGCGGGCCTTCTCAAGACTCGTTCCCACCGGAGCCGTCACCAGCTTGTCGCGCTTCATGACTTGCGACACCTTGAGGTCCATGCGCGTTTCGAACCGCAGATCTCGATTCGTCAGAATGCCGACCAGCTTGCCCTCTTTCGTGACGGGAATGCCGGAGATCCGATACTTCGCCATCAGGGCGTGCGCGTCGCGGATCGTCTGCTCGGGTGAGATGGTCACGGGATCCATAATCATCCCGCTTTCCGACTTCTTGACCCGATCCACTTCCGCGGCCTGATCCACCGGCGACAGCACACGATGGATGATGCCGATCCCGCCCTCGCGAGCCATCGCAATCGCCAGCCGCGCCTCGGTCACGGTGTCCATCGCCGCGCTGACAAAGGGAACATGGATGCGGATATTGCGCGTCACCAGCGTCGCCGTCTCGACTTCGTTCGGTAGGACTTGCGACTTCGCCGGCACAAGGACAACGTCGTCGTATGTGAGGCCCAATCGCGGTTCTTTATCCAGCATGATCTCCCCGTACCACACCCACGGCCCGTCCGTCAGGCCCTATCGCGTCTGTTGCGCTTTATCGAGTTCCGCCATCGCTTCGGCATTTTCCTGCAGCCGCTCACTGCCTTCGTCGGCCGGCATGAATTGCTGCACCCGCGTGTTCCCGCTGTCCACGACGAACACGCTGCCCCGGGCATCGACCGCGATGCCATAGGGGAAATTGAATTGCCCGTCGCCGTTCCCGTAGCCGCCCCACTGCGTGATGTAGTTGCCTTCTTTGTCGAATTTCTGCACGCGCTGGTTTCCCGCATCCGTCACATACACATCGCCGGCGCCGTCCACCGCCACGCCCCAGGGATTCCGCAACTGTCCGGCTTCCTGCGCGAGCGGACTGCTCGCATGGCCGGCCTCTGGACTGCCGCCCCACTTGGCCAGCAACTGCGGCAACACGTTGGTGCTGGTGTCGAACTTCTGGATGCGGTGGTTGCCCATGTCCACGACATACACCGCGCCGTCGTTCTGGTCTACGGCCACGCCGCGCGGGAAGTAGAACTGCCCGTCGCCGCTGCCGAAGCTGCCCCAGGCCATGATGAACTCGCCGGCCATATCGAACTTCTGCACACGGAAATTCGCGCTGTCCACGACGTAGACGAACCCGCGCACGCGATCGACCGCGATGCCCCATGGGGCATTGAACTGGCCTTCGCCGTTGCCGCGCGATCCGAACTTCATCAGGTACCCGCCGAGCTTCCCGTCGAACTTCTGCACGCGATGGTTGTTCGTGTCGACCACCCACACATCGCCCTTACCGTCGCAGGCGATGCCCGTCGGATTATGGAAGTTTGCGTTGGCCGATCCGAAGCAGCCCCAGAGAATGATGAAGTTTCCGGCGTTATCGAATTTCTGGATGCGGTTGTTGCCGTTATCGACGGCGAACAACGACCCCTGCTGATCCACGCACAAGCCGTACAGCGGCGCCATGAATTCGCCCCCGTGCAGGAGCGACGCACCGCGGCCCGGCTGGCCCCACTTGGAGACACAGACGTACCCGGACGTGTTGACGAGAATGCTCGCGCTGGCCGGAGTCGAGACGTTGTTGCCGACGTCCTTGAACCAGACATAGATGGTCTTCGGTCCGTCGGTCGGCGACAGAATGAAGGGAATCGTGGCGCCGAACTTGATCGCCGTCGTGACATCAACCCATCCGGGCGTGCCTCCCATCGGCGTCAGCGGACTTTCCGAAATGAAATAGGCCGTCACTCCGGTATCCAAATCCGTGGCGGAGATCGTCACCACGACTTCCGGCGAATTCGTCATGAACGCGCCGTGATTGATGACGGCGTAGGGATTCTGCGGAGCGGTAATGTCTATAAGGACCGGCGTCGACGTGACTTCTTCCGACACCTCGCTCTCGGTGCCGTCTTCGAACACCGCCGTGATCGCATAAAAGTACGGCGTATCGTTGGTCAATCCGGAATGCGTATAGGGACTGGTGACCCCTTCGATCTTGGTCCCGGTCTGGATCGTGACGCCCTGCGCGGTATTGAAATATAGATTGTAGGAGACCGCACCCTGCACATCCAGCCAGCTCAGATAGATTTCCGTGTCGCCCGGCTTGACGGCCACGCTGCGCGGAGGTTGCACCGCACCCGCCACCGGAGCCGGCAGCGACTGCTCTTTCCCTCGATTGATTTCTTCTTCTGTTGGCACATACTTCACGACGCGGCTGTTCCCGCTATCGACGACGATGACTGCGCCCTCTTTATCGACGGCGATGCCGGAGGGGAAATTCAACTGCCCCTCTGTCTTCCCGCGGTTTCCGAAGGAGCAGAGGAAGGTGCCGTTGCCGTCGAACTTCTGAACACGATGATTGCCGTTATCGACGACGTAGACGTTCCCCAGCGCATCGCAGGCAATGCCCCACGGCGATTTAAATTGCCCCGGCCCATGCCCTTCGCGCCCCCACTTGGTCAGAAAGCTGCCGCGCGAATCGAATTTCTGAATCCGGTTGTTGCTCTCATCCGCCACAAAGATATTGCCGACGAAATCGACCGCCACGCCGCGCGGGAAAAAGAACGCGCCGTCGAAGCTGCCGTCACGCCCCCACTTCAACAGCGGCTGGCCATCAGCCTGAAATTTCTGAATGCGGGCGTTGCTCGTGTCGGACACGTAGACGTTGCCCTCTTGATCGGTGGTGATCCCCCAGGGCACATCGAACTTGCCCATGTCGGCGCCGCGCCAGGCGAATCCGAACTTGCCCCAGGCCTTCATGGCGTTGCCTTCGAGATCGAACTTTTGCACACGGTTATTGCCGCTGTCGGCAATGTAAATGACATCGTCCGGCCCGACCGCCAATCCGCGCGGATAATAAAAACACCCTTCCTGCGAACTCGGTTCGCTCCCCCATCGGGCAACGAACTTGCCATCTTTCGTGAATTTCTGAATCGAATGGTTGTCGGTATCGGCGACATAGATGTTGCCGTCTTTGTCGAGCGTCAATCCCGTCGGAGAGCTGAATTCTCCATCGTCGGGGCCTTCCTGACCGAAGGCCATGGCCAAGAGATAGGGCGAGGGAATCGCCATGACTTCCTGCGACTCCAGACTCTCCCCCTTCTGCGTGACGACGGTCACGACATAGTGGTAACAGGTCCCGTTGGCGAGATCGTCGTGGAGAAACGGAGAGGTCGCGCCCTCGAGACAGGTCGCCTTATCCTTCTTCACACCGATGACGGCCTTGAAATCCTCGGCGCTGGCGATGGGGCGCGTGAGTTCTGAGAACTTGATCTGCACGCCCTTCGTGGTCTGGAAATAGAGGTTGTAGTACATGGCGTCGGGGACCGCATCCCACGTGATCGTGACCCGACCATTGCCTGCTTTGGCCTGGACGTTCTGCGGCGCGGGCGGCAGCTCTTCATCCGCGGCGACCGAATCGCCGGCACCCCACTCACTCTGGGTGCCTTCGGCGGACAAGATCAGCCGGTCAAACTGGAACATTTCGTCAAAAAGCCATGCCTTCATCATTGGTGTTGCCTCGTGTTGCTAAAGCCGTCCCGCGCCAAGAACCAAGGGTCTTTCAATCACTTAGAATTGGATTGGCGAGTCTAACAAAGCGCTGGAAACAGAGTCAAGGAGCGGGGGGAGGGGACCGGACAAGGCAGAAGCCCTTTGTGCTCGCTGAACGCGCGGTCTCAGAAGACCCTCGTTCAATGCGCGCAATAAAAGGACTTACGCCTTGCCCGGTTGTAAGAAAAAATAGGAGGGAAGGACCAACCAGCTAACTCTGCGGAATGGGCTCTTCTTCGACAAACACGTCCTCACCGTTCACCTCGACCGCCATCATGCGCTCTTCCTCAACCACAGATTCAATCTCGACTTCCTCTGCATCAGTCACGGATGACGCCTCTTCACTCAGGGCCTTGATCGCTTCCGTGGTGCTGTCGATCACCGCGGCTTCGGCAGCCGTCGGCGCAGCCACCTCCATGGATTCCATCGGCAACAGCGACTGATCGGACTCGCCCAATTCCGTGAATTCCCGCAGAGGCGGCAACTGAGTCAAGTCGTTCAAACCAAAATGCTCAAGGAAGAACTTGGTCGTGCCGTACATAATCGGACGCCCCGGCACTTCCTTCCGGCCCACGATGCGCACGAGCTTCCGCTCCAACAATGTCCGCACGACCCCGGAGGTTTCGACGCCGCGGATCTCTTCGATCTCCGACCGAACGATCGGCTGTTTGTAGGCAATGATCGCCAGGGATTCCAATGCGGATCGGGACAGCTTGGCCGCCGACTTCGTTTTATCCAGGCGCTTAATCCAGGTGGCATATTCCTGCTTGGTCACCAGCCGGAACCCGCCGGCGATTTCGACCAGCCTGACTCCGCGCCCCTCCTGCTCCAATTCCTCTCCCAGGCCGCGCAGCGCTTGCGCAACATCCGACTTCGTCACGTCGCCCATGATCGCCACCAGACGCTGCACGGACAACGGCTCAGGGGAGACGAACAACAAGGACTCGACAATGCCGCGCAGTTCGCGCTCGGCAATCGCCTGCACGGCGCCATCATTCGCCGGCGCGGCCTCTGTGGCGGTCTCTGCGGAGGGGGATTCGGTCGATTCGGCTTCAGCCGAAACGTCCGGTGCAGCCGAGGCCTCACGTCCCTCAGATCCCTCTGAAACCACTTCGCCGGCAGATAGGTCGCATGCCGTCGCGTCGATGGATTCCACCGATTCAGCAGCCTCACTCTCGACCTCAACCGAGGTCAGATTCAATTCGTCGGTGATCGGAGTCATGCCCCCCTCCATTCGGCGTCTAAGTCATCGAGCTCAGCCGGATCCGGCACGAGCGAGAACGTTCGTGAAACCAGAATCGGCCCGAAGGTCTCGCTTTGAAACACGTGTGCGACCCGCAACCGGATCAGTTCCAGCAAAGCCAGGAATGTCACAATAATCACCAGCCGGTGGCAGGAGCCGTCAAAAAGCGCGGCAAACGATATCGAGTCCTTGCCTTCCAGCGTTTCCAAAATCACGTTCATCCGCTCTCGCACCGTCAGATTGTCCGGCACGATTTCGATCAACGTCTTTCCCGGATTCCGCTCGACGATCGCCTTCAGCGCATCGACCAGATCGAAGAGCGACACGTTCTCCATCGACATCTCATCGGACTCGACTTCAACGACGAGCGGCTCCGGTTCGCGACTAAAAATCTCCCGCCACATTTTCTCCTGGCCGTCGAGCTGCCGGGCCGCCTCCTTGTAGGTCTTGTACTCCAGCAGCCGCCTGACCAGTTCTTCGCGCGGGTCCGGCCCGTCTTCTTCGTCCTCCGCCGCCTCGTCCGCCGGGAGCAGCATCTTGGACTTGATCTGCAGCAGAGTGGCTGCCATGACCAGAAACTCCCCCGCCACGTTCAGATTCAAATCCTTCATCGCCTCGACATATTCGAGATATTGCTGGGCGATCAGGTTGATCGGAATATCGTAAATATTGATTTCGCTCTTCTTGATGAGATGCAGAAGGAGATCCAGCGGCCCTTCGAAATTCTCGATACGGACCTGATACGGCAGCTCGGTTTGTTCAAACCCGCTGGTCTGTTGGTTGGGCTGATCCACGGGGGCGTTATAGCAAGTTATAGGGGGGCGGGGCAAGCCTGAAACTATATGTTGGGGGTCCGAGACTTCATGGGATTATTTCAATTTGACGGCGTAGGCGACGAGAACGGCTGCCACCAGCAGAATGCCCAGCGTAATGGCATATTGCTGGAAGTCGGATTGCCCCCCCTTCCCTGCCCCTTCCTGCGCGATTCCCTTTGTCCCGTTGGTCAAAGGCTTCTGATCGAAGCGGACCTTGGCCAGATCGTCGCCCCGCTTAAAATCGGCATTGGAGAAATCCGCTGCTTGGAGAAATTGAGCACCGGCAAACCGCGCTTCACCGGAAAAAACCACGAAGGCAAAGAACGCCTCCCGACTGAAAATGGCACCGGAGAAATTCGCCAGCTTCTTGAAGTGCGCGCCGGAAAATCCCGTCCCCAACCCGAATCGCGCCCGCTCAAAATTCACCGGGGCTTCACAGACCACCTCAAGAAACTCCGCCATCCCGTCAAACAGACTCCCCTGGCAATCCACCGGCCCCCGAAAGACGGAACGATGGAACCGGGTATGGGGACCGAACTTGGTCTCGGCGCAGCTGAGCCCCTGGGCAAAGTGCCCTTGAACAAAATAGGCCTCCCGTTCAAATAGAGCGCCATCTATGGCCAGGCTCTTCTGAAAGACCGACCGCGACAGATCCACGCCATCCGTGAACCTGGTGCCATGAAAATCGACCGTTCCCTCGAACTCCAGCGTCCCCTTCGCCGATCGATGCCGGAGGGCTCCGTCAACGACTGAATCACGAATGATCAAATTCCCCGCCACGATCCGCTGCTCTTCGTCGTTCAGCGCGCTGAGCGCGGCCTGTTGCTCGGGTGTGAGTCCTTTGGGGATTTGTGATTTCCGAACCGGCAGCTGATCGAAGATCAGATCGCCCTGCAGCACCACACCGACCAGATCCACCGCCTGTCTCTGCGTGAGCGCCTGCATCACACTCGCAGCAGGAACAGCCTGCGCTTCGCGCTCAGCTTTCGTACAATCCGGGCTCAAATGCTTCATGAGCGGGCCGGGCTTCCCAACGGGAGAGGATTCAACCGTGCAGGCCGCTTCAACGGCGCCGGTCCGGCAAATCCCGCACAGCAGCAGGGACAAACACACCAGCCCGATCCAACGGAGTTTTCCAATAGAGATCATGGTCGTCGTTATACGAGATGCCCGAGGCCAAGGCAAGGCGGAGTGCACAGACAGTCGACACGGTTGCGCTAGTGGAGGCCGGCCAGGATGGCCTGATACTCGTCTTCCGTCAAACGATGCATCCCCAAACTCAGCCGCCGGGCGAGTTCCGCCTGATCCGCAATCTGTAGGACCGACTGCAACAGACCGTGGCTCTCCTGCGGGGTCGAGGTCCACCGCTTCCTCAGCTCGACGCGCACGAACCCGAACCGCGCTTCAGTCTTAAAATCCTCACGCAGGAACTCATCCATCTGCTGCAGGGGGAGGACGGCGGAGACAATCTTGATATCGGCGCAAATCCCCGCCTTCAGCACATAGACCAGCGCATGGGAATCGGGGGTCAGGAACGTGGTCAGATTGTCGCGGATCAAAGCCGAGCAACAGCCCCACAACCCGTGGGTCAATTGGAGCGAGGCGCTTTCAGGTGAGCTGCGCTCGCGGAGGGTACCGGCCACAAATAAAAAATGACTCATGGATGTTCGGGATCAGAAACCAGGAGGGAATGAGACGGTCGCCACGCTCACCTGTGCCGATCCTTCTCGATCTCCGGGAGGACCGGCACATGCAACAGGAACAGTCCGTCAGTTATTACGATAATCGTCGGTGTCGTCCAACAGGTCTTCGGACTTCTCGAGGAAGTCAGCGGCTTCGTCGTCATCGGTGAGCGCCAGATCTCCTTGCAGCTCTTCTTCGATGTCGCCTTCCGCTTCGGTCTCGACCTCTAATTCCTCGTCGACCAGCTCTTCATCTACATCGATCTCTTTCGGCATCGATACCGGAGCCGGCCTGGCCGCCACTGAAGGCCTCGGGGCTTCCTCAACCGGAGGCACCACGGACTTCACCGGAGCCACGGACTTAGGGGCTGAGGGAGCCGCAGGCGTCTTCGCGGCGACGGCTTTCTTGGGTGCCGCCTTGGCAGCGACCTTCTTTTTCGGAGCCGGCTTGGCGGCCTTCTTCGCACTCGCCTTTTTCGCAGGCTTCTTGGCCACTACCTTCTTCGCCGATTTCTTCGCCGACTTTTTCGCGACCGCTTTCTTCGCAGGCTTCTTGGCGGCCACTTTCTTGGAC encodes the following:
- a CDS encoding pseudouridine synthase, translating into METRLQKIIATTGLASRRKAEMLIASGRVTVNGKVVTELGTKVDPERDHVKVDGKHLENAQPFVYLILNKPKNVMSTLDDPGGRPTVKNFLHGVSVRVFPVGRLDFDSEGLMLLTNNGDLTQALLHPRYHVPKTYLIKVKSVLTDAEIAQLEKGIKLEDGMTSPATVKKVRKAEANSWVEITIHEGRKHQVKRMLEAVGHPVIKLTRVKMGPLTLGDLGSGEFRFLTDREANALRDIVEQRRTLEKEGKDPGVRPPKPPRRPGWAKPSKTKRHSTKKARHVA
- the guaB gene encoding IMP dehydrogenase is translated as MLDKEPRLGLTYDDVVLVPAKSQVLPNEVETATLVTRNIRIHVPFVSAAMDTVTEARLAIAMAREGGIGIIHRVLSPVDQAAEVDRVKKSESGMIMDPVTISPEQTIRDAHALMAKYRISGIPVTKEGKLVGILTNRDLRFETRMDLKVSQVMKRDKLVTAPVGTSLEKARDILHEHRIEKLPVVNKNYELKGLITIKDIEKRIKYPNACKDTHGRLRVGAAVGVGPDTDERATLLIKAGVDLIVVDTAHGHSQAVLDTVKRIKKQHPSLELIAGNIATAEAAKDLLKMGVDAVKVGVGPGSICTTRIVSGAGMPQLTAIADCAKALRGTGVPIIADGGIKFSGDVTKALAAGASSVMLGGLLAGTEESPGETVLYQARTYKVYRGMGSIGAMERGGGDRYGQGGRPAQKLVPEGIEGRVPYKGQLGAVIYQLVGGVKSGMGYCGCQTIADLQEKATFIRQTVAGLRESHVHDVIITKEAPNYRMDWE
- the guaA gene encoding glutamine-hydrolyzing GMP synthase, with the translated sequence MELWHNRILVLDFGSQYTQLIARRIREAQVYSQILPCTASLATILAYRPQGIVLSGGPSSVYEKKAPSVAKALFDQGIPILGICYGMQLVTHLSGGKVVKAPHREYGRADLLIDDRSDLFKGIGKDGSAVVWMSHGDRIERMPPGFRSIAHTSNSPVAAMKLENEQRRIYCLQFHPEVAHTPEGAKILRNFVYEICGCTPTWTMQSYVDQAVNQIREQVGKDRVICALSGGVDSSVAAALTHRAIGDQLTCIFVDNGVLRAGERDQVKKTFASQMHLNLRVLDRATQFLDGLKGVTDPEKKRKIIGRLFIKNFDVESKKLKGVKYLVQGTLYPDVIESVSFKGPSATIKTHHNVGGLPARMKLKLIEPLRELFKDEVRVLGTELGLPDEIVWRQPFPGPGLAIRVLGSVTKERLAILRGAETIVDQEIRGAGLYREIWQFFAVLLPIRTVGVMGDQRTYDNVVAIRAVTSVDGMTADWAKIPNDVLGRMSSRIINEVKGVNRVVYDISSKPPSTIEWE
- the aspS gene encoding aspartate--tRNA ligase, encoding MKVRTHRCGELNKTHVGQTVVLNGWVQRRRDHGTVIFIDLRDRTGLTQVVFNAERNAAVHQGGHTLRSECVVSITGQVMARPDESKNANLSTGEIEVFVDAVEVLNESKTPPFVIEDDAEVTEAIRLKYRFLDLRRPRMQKLMKTRHDIAQAVRGFLNKEGFLEIETPILTKSTPEGARDYLVPSRVNPGTFFALPQSPQLFKQVLMVSGMDRYYQIARCFRDEDLRNDRQPEFTQIDLEMSFVDRLDVMSLMETMIVTVFRDAGGVQLPTPFPRMTYAEAMGRYGSDKPDLRFEMPLYDVTAFAAASEFKVFKDAATKGGLVKALIVKGGAATPRSRIDALGETAKSFGAKGLAWLKITPEGQLESVIAKFLDAKAFAAALPEAKPGDLVLFGADKPAVVHDVLGRIRLQLGEELNLIDKNAWKPLWVTEFPLLDYSPEEKRYIFMHNPFAAPMDEDLALLDSEPLKVRAKAYDMVLNGSEIGGGSIRNHRSDIQLKILDLLGINKEQAQAKFGFLLEALEYGAPPHGGIAFGLDRLIMLLGGADSIRDVIAFPKTQRAQCPLTDAPSAVSAEQLKELRIKLDLVE